The genomic window AGCTATTGTAGTGGGAGCTATAGCCGCTTTCTTAGCCAATCGCGTCACTCGCCCAATTTTAGAGACGACGCTGGCTGTTGAAAAACTCGGTCAGGGGGAATTGGATACTCGCGTTGAAGTTACAGGTCAAGATGAACTATCAACCCTAGGTGCCAATATTAACCACATGGCAGAGCAATTACAAGCTTTACTCACAGAACAAGGACAAATTGCCTATCAACAGATCGCTTTGCAAGAAACTGTCGCTCGTCAGCAAGCTGATAACGCCGAACAGCAAAAACAAGCAAAAGAAAACCTGCAACAGCGCGCTTTGCAGTTATTAACTCAAGTAGAACCGATTGCTCAAGGTGACTTGAGCGTCCGAGCTACGGTGACAGAAGATGAAATTGGGACTATTGCTGATGCTTATAACGCTACGGTCAATAGTTTACGGAAAATCGTCACTCAAGTGCAAAGCGCTGCCGAAAAGATGGTAGCTACCACAAGCGAAAATGAAGGGTCGGTTCAAGGGTTATCTGTAGAAGCTTTGCGGCAATCACAGGAAATCCGAGAGGCTCTAACTCAATTACAAGCTATGTCTAGCTCAATTACCACCATTAGTTTGATGGCTAAACAGGCGGAATTAGCCGTTACCAAAGCTAATCAAACTGTGGCAAATGGGGATTTAGCTATGAACCGAACTGTGGTAGGGATTCTGAATATTAAGGAAACAGTGACCGAAACCACTAAAAAAGTGCAACAACTCGGTGAAGCTTCCCAAAGTATTTCCAAAGTGGTGAAACTCATTGCTAACTTTGCGGCTCAAACTAATTTGCTAGCTCTCAAAGCTTCTATTGAAGCCGCTAGAGCAGGGGAAGAAGGGAGAGGATTTGCCGTCTTAGCTGAAGAAGTCCGCCAATTAGCTCAGCAATCGGGTCAAGCTACTTCAGAAATTGAGAATATAGTTAACAGTATTCAAAAAGAAACTCAAGAAGTACTGACGGCGATGAAGACTGGTACAGAGCAAGTGCTAATCGGGACTCAGTTGGTCGAAGAAACTCGCCAAAGCTTGAACCAAATTAGTGATGTGAGCGGACAAATTGACCAGTTTGTCAGCCAGATTGTGAACGCTGCGGCTGAGCAATCTCAAGCTTCTGTCAGTGTCACTCAGACAATGGATGATGTAGCTGAAATTGCTAACCAGACTTCACAAGAAGCGGCTAGAGTTTCTGCTGCTTTTAGCCAACTATTAGCTGTAGCTAATTCTCTGCAAAATAGCGCTAGTCAGTTCAAAGTTAGTTAGAGCCATAATGGAAAAACGTAGTACTTCGATACAGCGAGGTGCTACGTCTGTAAGGGCTTTAGGCAGGAGAGTCAGTGAAATTACTATCATTAAATTTCTCATCCTATCAAAAGCTAAAGACTCAAATGAAAGTATCAGTAATTGACTGGGGAAATATAAATATATGGGTTTGGATTATTGGTGGTTGATTGTTGGTGGAAAATATCCCCCCGCCCCAAATTGGGGAATCAATCAGCTAGAGATTGAAAACCCATAAATTAGCTAAAATTTAGGAACTAAATGCTCCTAAATAACTTAAAAATCTATTAATAACCTAAATATAAAGTTGATGCGAGGTTAGGGTTCAAATTGTTAGAGTTAACTGTTAATATTTCCCGTTAGTCAGTGAGCCTCTTCCCAGATTCTAGCCATCAAATTCAGTAATAAGCGGCATTGTAGAGATTATGAAAATCGACACTGATATTCGCGACCAAGCCTACGTCTTCTTCATCCAAGAAGCCCCGGAGCTTTTGCAACTAATTGAGTCAGAGTTACTGACTTTATCAGCAGAACGCACCCCAGCTAAGGTTCATAACATGATGCGAGCGGCTCACTCCATTAAAGGCGGGGCTGCCAGTGTCGGACTAGAAACCCTAAAGACTATAGCACATAGTTTAGAAGACGTATTTAAAGCCTTATTTAATGAAGAACTACAGATAGATAATCAATTAGAAAGTCTGCTGCTTCAAGCATATGACTGTCTGCGCTTGCCTTTGATGGAACAGATTAGTACTGGACAATTCAATGTCGAGCAAGCAATGGCGGCGGCTGAACCTGTATTTAGTCAATTAGAGGAGATCTTAGGGGATTTAATCGGTTCTAATCAACTTCCTACTTCGGTGGAATTAGGGGTAGATATCGCGGCTTCAATTTTTGAAATTGATGTATATCAAGGAATTGAGCGTTTAAAAGAGGTGTTAGCCCATCCCGAACACAATCTGGTAGCTGGTGAACTGCGCGCCCAATCAGAGGTGTTTATCGGCATTTCAGAACTCCTCAGCCTACCAGGATTTACCGAAATTGCCCAAACGGCGATCGCCGCCCTAGATGCTCATCCAAACCAAGCTATAGCCATTACTCAAGTAGCAGTAGCTAACTTTGAAACCGCTAGACAAGCAGTTTTAGACGGAGATCGAGAGCAAGGAGGAAGTGTTGCTCCAGAATTACGGCAACTAGCTGAACCAGACGCTTTTCCACCTCAAAAAGTGCCGGAAGGTTTTCTAGATCTAGAATCAGAACCCTCTGCTTTCGATTTTGGCGATATCTTCACACCTTTAGAATCAATTGAGAATTTAGAGTCAATTGACGAGCTAAACCTAGAAGGTGTATTTGATTTTATCGAACCAGAAGCAGATTTAATTTTGCCACCCGATGAAATCACTGAACTGGAAATGGGTAATCGCCATGAGATGCCCGCCAACTCTCCTTCTTTAGATGATATTTTTGGAGATTGGAACACTAGTAGCACCGTAGCAGCTACCACTGAAGTTCCAGAACTAGAGTCGTCGCCCTCGTATTTGAGCGTAACTGCTCCCCAAATTTACCATGCAACTCCAGTAGATATCTCCACTGTCATTAAGTCGGTAGAAACATCTTTTGAGGAATTTCCTACCCTCCAAGAGACTTCAGCGATCGCTCAGACACCTGTAGAGATTATCCCTCAGTCTCAAACTCAACTAGTTAATCAAGAAATTAAGCTAGAAACGAGTACAGTAGCTCAACCAGCCCCAGCTTCCCTATTTGTCAAAGTAGATTTAGATCGGGTTGAGCGGCTGAATAATTTGGTGGGTGAGCTAGCTATTAATCGTAATAGTCTCTCTTTACAGAACGAGCAACTCCAAGCCACCTTAAGGGAATTAAATCGCCGTTTTAGTAAATTTAGACAAATGACTAGTCGGCTTCGGGATCTTTCCGACCAAATGATAGTGTCTCCAGAACGCCACCATTCGGGTCAACCACCATCGGGTTTGTCAAATCATCCCCAAAATTCTAGCATTGACTCAAATGCCCCCAGTTGGTTAGGCAATTTCGACTCTTTGGAAATGGATAGCTACGGCGAACTCCATAATTTACTGCAAGACACTCTTGAAGAGATGGTGCAGTTAGAAGAAGTAGTTGGAGATGTGACCTTGATTTCTGGACAATCTAGCGAAACCCTAGAAGGTCAACGGCGGATGGTGTCTAACTTGCGAGAGGACTTGATGTGGGCAAGAATGATGCCGATTGGAGAAGTTCTCAATCGCTTCCCCAGATTGATGCGCGATCTCTCTAACTCCTATCAAAAGCCAGTAGATCTCAAGTTATTGGGAACTGGTGTTTTGGTGGATAAAGCCGCTATTGAAAAGCTGAATTATCCCTTAATGCACTTATTACGCAACGCTTTTGACCACGGAATTGAACAAGCAGAGGTACGCCGACAGCAAAATAAACCCGAACGGGGTCAAGTTGAAATCAGAGCCTACCATAGAGGTAGCAATACGATTATTGAGATTCGAGACGACGGTAAAGGGATAGACTTTGAAAGACTCAGAGCTAAGGCGATTGAACTAGAATGGATCACTGCCGAACAAGCATCTTTAGTTAGTAGCAGTCAATTACTCGAATTTCTGTTCCAACCAGGATTTTCTACCGCTTCCCAGGTGAGCGAACTTTCGGGTCGAGGAGTGGGTTTAGATGTGGTGCGTTCTGAGTTACGCTCGGTTAAAGGTACAGTTTCCGTCACCTCGGAATTAGGAAAAGGAACAACTTTCACGTTGAAGGTTCCCCTAACTTTAAATATTGCCAAATTACTGGTTTGTTCGGTAGGAACCACAATTTATGCCATTCCTTCTGACAGTATCGAAGAAATTATTATCCCTCAACCTCAGCAAATCAAACGTTCTGGACACCAAAGATTCTTACATTGGCGCAACCAAATTGTTCCGGCTTATCATACCTCCGATCTGATTAGCTATAGTTGTCGTTTACCAGAATCCCTGCCCCACCAATCTATCATGGGTTCCGTTCCCACTCCCGAAGAATGGGCACCTCCCATGTTGTTAATTCGAGTCGATCGCCACCTAATTGCGATTGAAGTAGATCGCCTAGTCTTAGAGCAAGAGTTGGTGATTAAACCTTTAGGTTCAGCGATCGCTCCTCCTGGCTACATTTACGGCTGCTCAATTATGGGTGATGGTAGTCTAGTTCCCGTGATTGATGTCAGTAACTTAGTGCTACAAGTGCTAGATCGAGGTCAAGCTAATCCTATTGCCATCAGAGCTACACCTCAACCTTCGATCTCTACTCCGACTTTATCGGAAGCTAGCCCTCAAAATAATTCAAATTTGGTTTTAGTAGTGGATGACTCGATTACTCTGAGACAAACTCTGGCTTTAACTTTGCAAAAAGCTAATTATCGAGTTTTACAAGCTAGAGATGGTCGAGAAGCCTTGGAACAGTTGCAGAAAAATGCTCAGATTCGGTTGGTAATTTGTGATATAGAAATGCCTAACATGAATGGTTTTGAGTTTCTCAGCCAACGCCGTCAAGATCCTAATATCTCCAAGATTCCGGTGGTGATGTTGACTTCTCGCAGCAGCGACAAGCATAAAAAATTAGCCATGCATTTAGGTGCTAAAGACTATTTCACTAAGCCTTATATCGAACAAGAATTCTTAGGTGTCATTCAAAAGTTAATTACAGAAACTTCAACCCTTTCTTTGGCGTAATATTTTACCAATCTAGGACAAAGCATGAATAGCGCTTTAACTAATTTCCAGTTTCCTTTACCAAATCTCTCTCAGAAAAACACTTTCCAGCAAAACCTGAAAGTAATCGTTTTTGCCATTGGGAGTCTTAATTGTGGGATTAATATCTTCTCAATCTACAAAGTAGTCAACTCGACTCGACTTTATGGAGATGATAATAATTGGGTCAGTATGATGCACATAGGCGATCGCGAAGTTACAATTTTAGACCTGCGTCGCCGCCTATTTCCCCATGAACCAGTAGAATTCCCCTCCGGTCAAATCTATGTCATCATTTTACAAAACTCTCAAGGAGACTTATATGGAATTCCAGTTAGTGGGATTCCCAGCTTGATGGATATTGCTGTAGAGCAAGTTCGAGTTTTACCAGAATCATTTCGTCAAGCTAATGCTTTGGGAATCGCCAGTCACGTTGCTATTGTTCCTCAGTCTTCAGAATCTTTGACTTTGTTTCTCCTTGATGTTGAGTTTATCCTCGATTTAGAGCAACTTTTGAGCGCTTAGCGGTTCCAGCCCTTTTTCTAGCAATTAGCTGTTATCATTTTGTGCGATCGCCCTCTGGGCTGTCCAGTTAAAGTTTTGAGCAGGTTTTGGCTGGTTTCGTGTGACTGGGGTGAGAGTTTAAGATTAAAATCATAAATTTGAGGACAGATCTAAAAATATAGCTACATGGCAAGTCAAAAGCCTAAACCTAACGAGCCGCACGACCAGTTTATCAAACAGTTTGTGCCGATAGTTTTAAAAAATTTGTTTGATAGTAAAACTAGCGTATCGGTACAATTATCGGAAGAACTGGCGATTGATGTTTTGTGTACGGCAATTAAACGAGATGGCACAATTGAACCCGATCCCAATTTAGGCTTATTAGGTCGCCTGATGGCGATTCATCCCACAATTATTATCGAGCATTATAGCGGTTATTTAGACTTAGAAGATATTGATTCTTGTATTTTAAGAAGTGCTATCTATTGGGAATTAAATAAAGCGAAAAGCGATAAATCTCGAAAAATTAGAGTAACCCAAGATTCAGTTATAAATCCTCATCCTTTACATCTGGATCGTCCCTTTACTTGGATATTTACCGCCAAGTGTAGTGAAAACTCGTTGAGAAGATGGAACGCAATCCCCGCTTTAGAGTTTGGAACGCACGTTTATCGATTAGCGGCTCCTGGTTTATCGATGGGGATAGTTGATATTGAATCCTTGCCCTACAATGCTGACACTATGCTGCTAAAAATGTTAGGTAAAGCAGAAAGTGCCAAACTTGCCTTTGCGGACGTTTTCAAGTTAGATCCCAACCTAGAATTGAGAAACGATATCATAGAAGTATCGATTAAGCACTGTATCTATCTAGAACAAGTTAATCCAGAATTAACCGAGGAGGCTCTAAGTTTTATGACTTATGTAAAAGAAGTTGAAGAAGCCTATCAACAATGGGTTCAAAAAAGACAAGCAGAAGGAAAGATTGAAGGAAAGATTGAAGGAAAGATTGAAGGGAAGATTGAAGGGAAGATTGAAGGGAAGATTGAAGGGAAGATTGAAGGAAAGATTGAAGTAGTAAATAAGATGGTTCGGGTTAAGTTTGGGGGCGATGTTTTGACACCAGAGGTAAGAGATAGCCTCTCTCAATTAACCGAATCACAACTCGATGAATTTATTACAAAAATCTTTGAATGGCAACAGCCGAATGAAATGTTAGCTTGGTTGGAAAATGCATAGCTTTGATAACTGAGCAGGCTAATTAATAAGTTGTTCCGCATCTAAATTTGATAACTGGGGCAGGCTAGAAGCCCACCCCACAAGAGCATTCATCTAGACTAACTTCTCTTGTGGGATAGCCCTGTGGGCTGTCCCGTCCCCATTCTACCGACTGAGATTGAGAAGTTTGCGATGCGCACACGGATAATTGTGGGATTCTGGTAAAGATAGAGATTTTTGTGTGATTCGGGCAGGCTAGAAGCCCGCCCCACAAGATGAGATAAACTACTTCTGACGACGCAATAGCAAAACCTTTTCTTTACTTTTATTTGGTGGATAATGCGATTAAGCTTATAAAAAGTACTAATAATACACATAACCACAAAATACATCCTTCTTTAGAAGTTAATTTCCTGTTATTTACTGATATGGCTTCCGCTTCCACAAGTGCAGGATCTGGCACTTCCTGACGAAACTTAGTAGGTACTGGAGGAGGTGCAAACTGTAACTCCTCATTATTTGCCGATGGTTCCGTTGGTGGTAGCGGTTGGGATGGAACTTCCACAGGAGGAAGAGGTGGTGGAGTTGGGACAGTTCCCCCTAAATGTTGCCTTTGAGTTACACTAGCTACCGTCAAATCTACGTTTCCTAGCCTTACCGTGCTACCTTGAGTTAAAAATACTTCCCCTATCGGTAGTTTTCCTCCATTTACGACTGGTGGGTTGTTCTGATTCAAAGAACGCAGAAAAAAGCGTTGCTGTTGAGCATCAAAAAAGATTTCTGCTTGCAATCTCGATACACTAGTATCTGATAAAACTAAGTCACAAGTCGCTGGATCTCGCCCCAAACGGAATGTACCAGGGTTTCTAGTGCGCTGATTTTCGGCAAATGTAACCCTTTTTGACTGTCCTGCCTCTACCCATTCTAAAACTAGTTCGTAGGTCGAACTCACCGCCGTGGGAACTAAGGTTGGCGGTATGGTGGGAGAATTTGTGGGTGGAGTGGGGATGGAATTTACTGTTTGGAGTGCTTCTAAAACTTCTGCGGCGGATTTGTAGCGCTGCCGGAAATCATAGCGCACCATTTTGTCTATGATATCTCCTAATGTAGGGCTAACCTTAGCGCCATTACGCCAAATCAATTCTCCTGTCTGTGCGTCTTCTTGGATTTCGTGCGCCATTAAGCCAGTTAATGCTTCAATTCCAATGATTCCAACTGCATAAACATCGCTACTTAATCTAGGTACGCCGCGACTTTGTTCGCTTGGCATATAACCGTGAGTTCCGATTCCCACCGTTAGTTTACTCTGTCCTGAACTGGTTACCTGAGTAGCAGCAATTTCTTTCACCGCGCCAAAGTCAATTAAAACAACTTTTCCATCTTGTTTGCGTCTAATCAGGTTCGCAGGTTTGATATCTCGATGAATGACGTTACTCTGATGAACGAAGGCTAGAGGTTCCAGAATATTCTGAAATAAGGCGATGACATACGATTCACTCAACTGCTTTCCCACAGAGAGTTCGTCGCTAATGGGATGACCTTCGATTAGCTGTTGAACCAGGAAAAATTCTTGATTTTCTTAAAAAAAAGCCAGCAACTGAGGAATTTGAGGGTGAGTACCCATTTGCTGTAATGTTTGGGCTTCAGAGTCAAACAAGCGCCTAGCGACTTGCAAAGTAAATGGATCGTTACTAGAAGGTTTCAGATGCTTCACCACACATCGCGGACTACCTGGAAGTTTGGTATCCTCAGCAATATAGGTTTGCCCAAAACCCCCAGAACCTAACGTATCCGTAACTTTATAACGCCTGTCGAGTAACTCATTTAGCATAGTGGCGATCGCTTTTCATCTACCTAGCGCCTTAATTGAAACAATTTTAGTGGAAATGGAAGATTTGCGATCGCTTCGGTAACTCTACATTTGCAAATCTTATCCCAATTGTGCGATCGTCCTTTGGGCTGTCCCATTCTACCTACTGAGATTGAGATTGAAAGAATTTTAGTGGAAATGAGCAACTCTGGGTAGGCGATGTTTGAACCCACAGAGAATCTCCCAAGAGATAGTCCCAGTTTTTTGCGCCCAATCTTCGGCAGAAATCTCTAGATTGCCTTGTTTTCCTAGTAAGGTAACCACATCTCCAGGTTGGACTTTAGGAATGCTAGTAATATCTAACATTAACTGATCCATTGCTATAGCACCGATTTGCGGGACTAATTGACCTTTGATTAATACTTGCATTCGATTGGATAATTGGCGCGGGACTCCATCGGCGTAACCAATCCCAACTACGGCGATCGCTGTTG from Merismopedia glauca CCAP 1448/3 includes these protein-coding regions:
- a CDS encoding chemotaxis protein CheW; this encodes MNSALTNFQFPLPNLSQKNTFQQNLKVIVFAIGSLNCGINIFSIYKVVNSTRLYGDDNNWVSMMHIGDREVTILDLRRRLFPHEPVEFPSGQIYVIILQNSQGDLYGIPVSGIPSLMDIAVEQVRVLPESFRQANALGIASHVAIVPQSSESLTLFLLDVEFILDLEQLLSA
- a CDS encoding hybrid sensor histidine kinase/response regulator; the encoded protein is MKIDTDIRDQAYVFFIQEAPELLQLIESELLTLSAERTPAKVHNMMRAAHSIKGGAASVGLETLKTIAHSLEDVFKALFNEELQIDNQLESLLLQAYDCLRLPLMEQISTGQFNVEQAMAAAEPVFSQLEEILGDLIGSNQLPTSVELGVDIAASIFEIDVYQGIERLKEVLAHPEHNLVAGELRAQSEVFIGISELLSLPGFTEIAQTAIAALDAHPNQAIAITQVAVANFETARQAVLDGDREQGGSVAPELRQLAEPDAFPPQKVPEGFLDLESEPSAFDFGDIFTPLESIENLESIDELNLEGVFDFIEPEADLILPPDEITELEMGNRHEMPANSPSLDDIFGDWNTSSTVAATTEVPELESSPSYLSVTAPQIYHATPVDISTVIKSVETSFEEFPTLQETSAIAQTPVEIIPQSQTQLVNQEIKLETSTVAQPAPASLFVKVDLDRVERLNNLVGELAINRNSLSLQNEQLQATLRELNRRFSKFRQMTSRLRDLSDQMIVSPERHHSGQPPSGLSNHPQNSSIDSNAPSWLGNFDSLEMDSYGELHNLLQDTLEEMVQLEEVVGDVTLISGQSSETLEGQRRMVSNLREDLMWARMMPIGEVLNRFPRLMRDLSNSYQKPVDLKLLGTGVLVDKAAIEKLNYPLMHLLRNAFDHGIEQAEVRRQQNKPERGQVEIRAYHRGSNTIIEIRDDGKGIDFERLRAKAIELEWITAEQASLVSSSQLLEFLFQPGFSTASQVSELSGRGVGLDVVRSELRSVKGTVSVTSELGKGTTFTLKVPLTLNIAKLLVCSVGTTIYAIPSDSIEEIIIPQPQQIKRSGHQRFLHWRNQIVPAYHTSDLISYSCRLPESLPHQSIMGSVPTPEEWAPPMLLIRVDRHLIAIEVDRLVLEQELVIKPLGSAIAPPGYIYGCSIMGDGSLVPVIDVSNLVLQVLDRGQANPIAIRATPQPSISTPTLSEASPQNNSNLVLVVDDSITLRQTLALTLQKANYRVLQARDGREALEQLQKNAQIRLVICDIEMPNMNGFEFLSQRRQDPNISKIPVVMLTSRSSDKHKKLAMHLGAKDYFTKPYIEQEFLGVIQKLITETSTLSLA
- a CDS encoding FHA domain-containing protein, which gives rise to MSSTYELVLEWVEAGQSKRVTFAENQRTRNPGTFRLGRDPATCDLVLSDTSVSRLQAEIFFDAQQQRFFLRSLNQNNPPVVNGGKLPIGEVFLTQGSTVRLGNVDLTVASVTQRQHLGGTVPTPPPLPPVEVPSQPLPPTEPSANNEELQFAPPPVPTKFRQEVPDPALVEAEAISVNNRKLTSKEGCILWLCVLLVLFISLIALSTK